CAAATCGAAAGGAGTTTTTAAATAATGCTTCGTTCAATGTACTCAGGAATCAGTGGAATGAAAAACTTCCAAACAAAACTTGATGTAATCGGCAACAATATTGCCAATGTAAATACTTACGGTTTCAAAAAGGGCCGTGTTACTTTTAAAGACACAATGAATCAAACCATTTCCGGTGCAAGTGCTGCAACAGAGAACAAGGGCGGAAAAAACCCAATGCAGGTAGGGCTCGGCTCAACGATCGCCAGCATCGACCTGATCGATACACAATCCAGTTTGCAGACTACCGGACGCGCACTTGACCTCGCGATTTCAGGAGATGGCTATTTCGTTGTAAAACAAGGCCAATCGCAAATGTATACGCGTGCCGGAAACTTCTATTTGGATGATAACGGGACACTCGTTAATGGTGAGGGGTTGAAGGTGCAATCCTATAATGAAATTGGTCAGTTGGAAGATATCACTGTCAATGTAAATGCACTGTTGCCTGCTAAACAGACAACTGAGCTAGTGATGAAGGGGAACCTCCCGAAGGATGCTAAGGGCAATTCAGAATTACTTCAGCAAATCAAGGTAGTGGACGATTTAGGCATTGAGCACGTGATTGATTTGAAAATCTCGCCTGTTGACGCATCTGCAGGATCTTGGAATTTATCTTTTATAGATAGGTCGATCACTGTGGACCCTAACAATCCAAATGCCAATGTAGTTAATCAACCAATTACAATTCCTGACTATAATCCTGCCAACCCACCTGCGGATTTGTCCATTACTTTAAAGGTTAATGACGGGAATAATGGAGTCAGGAACCTGACTGTACAAATGCCAGTTAAGGATTTGACAAAAGAAGGCGGCAGCATGGACGCCAACGCTTACCCTGACGGGAATACCCAGGGCGCACTTGAAAGCTTCAACATTGGCTCGACTGGTGAAATAAATGGTGTCTTCTCAAACGGATTAGTCTTGACTCTTGGTCAATTGGCACTTGCAAAATTCAGCAATCCATCGGGACTTTCCAAGGTAGGGAATAACACATTCCAGGAATCAGTCAACTCTGGAACCGCCAATATCAATGTTGCTGGAGAAGGAAGGGGATCGATTGCGGCAGGAGCGCTTGAAATGTCCAATGTAGACCTTTCAGAGGAGTTTACCGAAATGATCACGGCTCAGCGTGGTTTCCAGGCTAATACCAGAATCATTACAACATCTGATGAAATCCTCCAGGAGCTCGTAAACTTAAAACGATAGACTAGGAGAGGAGCAGGGCTGAAAGGGCCATCCTTTTAGCCCCTGTGAATGAATGTGATTAAAGTAACGAAATTAAACGGCAAATCATTTAGGATTAATTCATTATTTATCGAAGTAGTGGAAGCTTTTCCGGATACAACGATTACTTTAACCAATGGACGAAAGTATGTCGTGAGGGAAAGCGAAGATGAAGTGAGCAAGTTGATCCAGGAATTTTATCAGAGTGTCGGCCTTCTTGGAGGGCGAATGTTGGAGGAACTGAACCATGAAGAATAATAAGCTGGTAATGATTATGTCGGTCATGCTGGTAGCCATTTTACTCGTAGGGACCATAGCAGTTGTAGCAGTTATGAAACTTACGGCTGAAGATGGTGATAAAGAGCCAAGCATCGATGAGGTGCTCGAGGCTTCTGTAGACATTCCCGAGGTCACGACGAACCTTGCATCAAATGATTTTATTAAAATATCTTTTAAAATTGAAACAGATGGCA
This portion of the Mesobacillus sp. S13 genome encodes:
- a CDS encoding flagellar FlbD family protein, which encodes MIKVTKLNGKSFRINSLFIEVVEAFPDTTITLTNGRKYVVRESEDEVSKLIQEFYQSVGLLGGRMLEELNHEE
- a CDS encoding flagellar hook protein FlgE, which translates into the protein MLRSMYSGISGMKNFQTKLDVIGNNIANVNTYGFKKGRVTFKDTMNQTISGASAATENKGGKNPMQVGLGSTIASIDLIDTQSSLQTTGRALDLAISGDGYFVVKQGQSQMYTRAGNFYLDDNGTLVNGEGLKVQSYNEIGQLEDITVNVNALLPAKQTTELVMKGNLPKDAKGNSELLQQIKVVDDLGIEHVIDLKISPVDASAGSWNLSFIDRSITVDPNNPNANVVNQPITIPDYNPANPPADLSITLKVNDGNNGVRNLTVQMPVKDLTKEGGSMDANAYPDGNTQGALESFNIGSTGEINGVFSNGLVLTLGQLALAKFSNPSGLSKVGNNTFQESVNSGTANINVAGEGRGSIAAGALEMSNVDLSEEFTEMITAQRGFQANTRIITTSDEILQELVNLKR
- the fliL gene encoding flagellar basal body-associated protein FliL, producing the protein MKNNKLVMIMSVMLVAILLVGTIAVVAVMKLTAEDGDKEPSIDEVLEASVDIPEVTTNLASNDFIKISFKIETDGKKAKEELEKRDFQVKNLIIYELSEKKAEELQGKEGKMNLEETLKAKINGLMLDGKVEKVYITGSLLQ